A portion of the uncultured Draconibacterium sp. genome contains these proteins:
- a CDS encoding Hpt domain-containing protein, protein MNFISNSTKSFPDYFAKLLTAIIKKMGNTFQHINTTQLETLAGGDTEFMKEMAEIFLEQINEFVTNMSSFLQEKNWEKLAREAHTAKSSAMTFGMNDTGSLLKNIQLECEAGNLDDVPKMVADAIDQLQAAIPELKELL, encoded by the coding sequence ATGAATTTTATCAGCAACAGCACAAAAAGCTTTCCCGATTATTTTGCTAAATTGCTGACCGCAATCATAAAAAAAATGGGGAATACTTTTCAACACATCAATACAACTCAGCTAGAAACACTTGCAGGTGGAGACACCGAGTTTATGAAAGAAATGGCTGAAATTTTTCTGGAACAAATTAATGAGTTCGTGACGAACATGAGTTCATTCCTGCAAGAAAAAAACTGGGAAAAACTGGCACGCGAAGCACACACGGCAAAATCGTCGGCAATGACATTTGGAATGAATGATACGGGATCGCTGCTTAAAAATATTCAATTGGAATGCGAAGCCGGAAATCTGGACGATGTTCCGAAAATGGTTGCAGATGCAATCGATCAGTTACAGGCTGCTATTCCTGAGTTGAAAGAATTACTTTAA
- a CDS encoding DUF1015 family protein, with translation MAIIKPFKGLRPQKEIVEELACLPYDVMNSEEAAVMAEGKEKSLLRITKAEIECPGVEDIHSETVYNKAVENFKAFQEKGWLQSDAEAKYYIYAQTMNGVTQYGIVGAAACADYENGIIKKHELTRPEKEEDRMVLTRYLNANIEPVFFAYKAVAEIDAIVDNIVKGKTADYDFTAEDGFGHHFWTIDDAETNANLEQLFEEKVPFTYVADGHHRTAAAARIGAEKTSQNANHKGDEEYNYFMAVHFPDNQLQIIDYNRVVTDLNGLSEIDFLAELSKGFDVENMGAEIFKPSALHEFSLYMAGSWYKLTAKEGTYDDNDPIGILDVTILSNQVLDPILDIKDLRTSTRIDFVGGIRGLAELKRRVDSGEMKAAFALYPVSMQQLINIADSGNIMPPKTTWFEPKLRSGLVIHKLD, from the coding sequence ATGGCGATAATCAAACCATTTAAAGGACTTCGTCCTCAAAAAGAAATCGTTGAAGAACTGGCATGTCTTCCATACGACGTAATGAATTCGGAAGAAGCAGCTGTTATGGCTGAAGGAAAAGAGAAATCGTTGCTTCGTATTACAAAGGCCGAAATCGAATGCCCGGGAGTGGAAGATATTCACTCTGAGACGGTGTACAACAAAGCCGTTGAAAACTTTAAAGCTTTTCAGGAAAAAGGGTGGCTGCAAAGCGATGCAGAGGCCAAATATTATATTTATGCACAAACCATGAATGGTGTTACCCAGTATGGAATTGTTGGTGCTGCCGCTTGTGCCGATTACGAAAACGGCATTATTAAAAAGCACGAACTTACCCGTCCGGAGAAAGAGGAGGACCGCATGGTTTTAACCCGCTATTTGAATGCCAATATCGAGCCGGTATTTTTTGCCTACAAAGCAGTTGCTGAAATCGACGCGATTGTAGATAACATTGTAAAAGGCAAAACTGCCGATTACGATTTTACAGCTGAAGACGGATTTGGTCACCATTTCTGGACTATCGACGATGCCGAAACAAATGCTAACCTGGAGCAACTTTTTGAAGAAAAAGTACCGTTTACTTACGTGGCCGACGGTCATCACCGAACTGCTGCAGCAGCGCGTATCGGCGCTGAAAAAACGTCGCAGAATGCAAATCATAAGGGAGACGAAGAGTACAACTACTTTATGGCTGTTCATTTCCCTGATAATCAATTGCAGATTATCGACTATAACCGTGTGGTAACTGATTTGAATGGCTTATCGGAAATTGATTTTCTTGCCGAACTTTCGAAAGGTTTCGATGTGGAAAACATGGGAGCTGAGATTTTCAAACCATCGGCATTGCACGAGTTTAGTTTGTACATGGCCGGAAGTTGGTATAAACTTACTGCCAAAGAAGGAACTTACGACGATAACGACCCAATTGGAATTTTGGATGTAACGATTCTTTCCAACCAGGTGCTCGATCCGATTTTGGATATTAAAGACCTGCGTACTTCAACACGTATCGATTTTGTTGGAGGTATTCGTGGTTTGGCAGAGCTGAAACGACGTGTTGATTCTGGCGAAATGAAAGCTGCTTTTGCGCTTTACCCTGTGTCGATGCAGCAATTAATAAACATTGCCGACAGCGGAAATATTATGCCGCCCAAAACCACATGGTTCGAACCAAAACTGCGTTCAGGTTTGGTGATCCATAAGTTAGATTAA
- the serC gene encoding 3-phosphoserine/phosphohydroxythreonine transaminase, whose amino-acid sequence MKKHNFYAGPSILPEFTKEKTAEAAMNFAGTGLSVMEVSHRSKEFVAVMDEAVALVKELLKVPEGYSVLFLQGGASTQFLMAPYNLMDKKAAYLNTGAWSKKAIKEAKFLGEVVEVASSADTIYNYIPKGYEVPSDVSYFHYTSNNTIYGTQIPTPEVDVPLVADMSSDIFSRPIDISKYDLIYAGAQKNLGPSGATLVIVKDAALGKVERPIPTMLDYTTHINAGSMFNTPSTLPVFACLQTLIWLKENGGVEAMEQKNIEKAKVLYDEIDRNKLFQCTVLAKEDRSLMNVTFVMTPEYAEFEKEFLEFATAKGMLGIKGHRSVGGFRASIYNAMPVESIQALVDAMQEFEKMK is encoded by the coding sequence ATGAAGAAGCACAATTTTTACGCAGGACCTTCAATTCTGCCCGAATTTACAAAGGAAAAAACTGCTGAGGCTGCCATGAACTTTGCCGGAACAGGACTTTCTGTAATGGAAGTTTCGCACCGTAGTAAAGAGTTTGTTGCCGTAATGGACGAGGCAGTTGCTTTGGTAAAAGAATTACTTAAAGTGCCGGAAGGTTATTCGGTTCTTTTCTTGCAAGGTGGTGCCAGCACACAGTTTTTAATGGCTCCATATAACTTAATGGATAAAAAAGCAGCATATTTAAATACAGGTGCATGGTCGAAAAAAGCCATTAAAGAAGCTAAATTCTTAGGCGAAGTTGTTGAAGTTGCTTCATCGGCCGATACCATTTATAACTACATTCCAAAAGGTTACGAAGTACCGTCGGATGTTAGCTATTTCCATTATACATCAAATAATACTATTTACGGAACACAAATTCCTACTCCGGAGGTTGACGTTCCTTTAGTAGCCGATATGTCTTCTGATATTTTCAGTCGCCCAATCGATATTTCGAAATACGATTTGATTTACGCAGGTGCGCAGAAAAACCTTGGACCATCAGGAGCTACTTTGGTAATTGTAAAAGATGCAGCTCTAGGAAAAGTTGAGCGCCCGATTCCAACGATGTTGGATTACACAACGCATATTAATGCGGGATCGATGTTCAACACGCCTTCAACGCTTCCTGTTTTCGCTTGTTTGCAAACCTTAATTTGGTTGAAAGAAAACGGTGGAGTGGAGGCAATGGAGCAAAAGAACATTGAAAAAGCAAAAGTGCTTTACGATGAAATCGATCGTAATAAACTATTCCAGTGCACCGTGTTGGCAAAAGAAGATCGTTCGTTAATGAACGTAACTTTTGTGATGACTCCGGAGTATGCTGAATTTGAGAAAGAGTTTCTGGAATTCGCAACCGCGAAAGGTATGTTGGGAATAAAAGGACACCGTTCAGTTGGTGGTTTCAGGGCTTCAATTTACAATGCAATGCCTGTTGAAAGTATTCAGGCTTTGGTGGATGCCATGCAGGAGTTTGAAAAAATGAAGTAA
- a CDS encoding PEP/pyruvate-binding domain-containing protein, with protein MDIDNISLSTIYKKRKNDRDIFQELMPTKVKEVLLVATLYDSYSIVREGQFSDKIFGEYLQLNLYAAPRFTSVHTMDEALLILKHRDFDLVIVMAGMDKHTPVTTARAIREMRPRVPLLLLVNNNADLRFFQTERRKLDFIDRIFVWNGNSNVFMAMIKYIEDLSNVARDTQNGSVRVILLVEDSIQYYSRYLPMLYTTVMTQTQVLVNEDATDELHKILRMRARPKVILVDNYEDAVKFINSYRRYMLCVISDVKFEKNGVEDEDAGIDLLKFTQTTRKFPIPLLLQSHDISNAQRAKQVGADFINKNSESLSMDIFNFLYRRLGFGNFVFKGIDGLPISQAKNLVEFQEKFRDIPEESLQYHGSRNSFSTWLMARGEINLAELLMPIQMSDFDSPEELRQFCLDSFKRIRFERVRGTIINFESEFVSSSRFIVRMAKGSLGGKGRGIAFICNFIENIDFSKLIPEMNIRIPSTSVIGALQFDKFIETNNLYDDIYSFNDYSAIRKHFLESEFDEKIKNRLIEYLKRIKRPLAVRSSGLFEDSLLQPFSGVYATYLLPNNHPDIMVRYEQLETAIKLVYSSIFTESAQAYFDAVNYKIEEEKMAVVIQEVIGHEYNDKYYPTLSGVAQSYNYYPIAYMEPDDGFSVAAVGLGMYVVGGENSFRFCPKYPTLNAASLKDQLRDTQKKFYAIDLSNPDFDLVRDGEDAAIKKYRIKEAEKDGTLEHSASTYLIENDDLIPGIQGAGPKVIDFANILKYNYLPLSDVLQLLLKLFKEAMGSPVEIEYSLDLEPAENGKPTLYLLQIKPLIRTEEQVEVDIEMVDEDKVFMYAEQGMGNGKIEEIRDVVFVDPDKFDKMKTKQMAEEINKLNDWFDKEGREYILIGPGRWGSRDPYTGIPVLWAHISKAKIIVEMGLPDFPLDASLGSHFFHNVTSMNVGYFSVPHNSRNARLKMEALQKQPVMRETEFIKHVKFDKPLTVLMNGRDRRALIHC; from the coding sequence ATGGACATCGACAATATATCTCTTTCTACCATTTACAAAAAGCGCAAAAACGACCGCGATATTTTTCAGGAATTAATGCCGACCAAAGTAAAGGAAGTGCTTTTGGTGGCAACACTTTACGATTCGTATTCTATTGTTCGCGAGGGACAATTCAGTGACAAGATTTTTGGAGAATATTTGCAGTTAAACCTGTACGCAGCTCCGCGTTTTACCAGCGTTCATACCATGGATGAAGCTTTGCTGATTTTAAAGCATCGCGATTTCGACCTGGTGATTGTTATGGCAGGCATGGATAAACATACACCGGTTACAACTGCACGTGCCATTCGCGAAATGCGTCCAAGGGTGCCTTTACTTTTGCTGGTGAACAACAACGCCGATTTACGTTTCTTTCAAACGGAACGACGCAAACTTGATTTTATCGACCGGATTTTTGTATGGAACGGCAACTCAAATGTTTTTATGGCCATGATAAAATACATTGAGGACCTGAGCAACGTTGCACGCGACACGCAAAACGGTAGCGTTCGGGTAATTTTGTTGGTTGAAGATAGCATTCAATACTACTCGCGGTATTTGCCAATGCTTTACACCACCGTAATGACCCAAACACAGGTTTTGGTAAACGAAGATGCCACCGATGAACTGCACAAAATTTTACGAATGCGGGCGCGGCCAAAAGTGATTTTGGTAGATAACTACGAGGATGCTGTTAAATTTATAAACAGCTACCGCAGATACATGCTGTGTGTAATCTCGGATGTGAAATTTGAAAAGAATGGTGTAGAAGACGAGGATGCTGGTATCGACCTGCTAAAATTTACTCAAACTACACGTAAATTTCCTATCCCTTTGTTGCTGCAATCGCATGATATTTCGAATGCTCAGCGTGCAAAACAGGTGGGCGCCGATTTTATAAATAAGAACTCTGAAAGCTTGTCGATGGATATTTTTAATTTCCTGTACCGCCGTTTAGGATTTGGAAATTTTGTGTTTAAAGGCATTGATGGTTTGCCAATCTCTCAGGCAAAAAACCTTGTCGAGTTTCAGGAAAAATTCAGAGATATTCCGGAAGAGTCATTACAATATCATGGAAGCAGAAACTCGTTTTCAACCTGGTTGATGGCTCGTGGCGAAATTAATCTGGCCGAACTGTTAATGCCCATTCAAATGTCGGATTTTGATTCGCCCGAAGAATTACGCCAGTTTTGCCTTGATAGTTTTAAAAGAATACGCTTTGAACGCGTGCGTGGAACCATCATAAATTTCGAATCGGAGTTTGTTTCTTCCAGTCGGTTTATTGTTCGTATGGCAAAAGGCTCGTTGGGAGGCAAGGGAAGAGGAATAGCATTTATCTGTAACTTTATCGAGAATATCGACTTCTCGAAACTGATTCCGGAAATGAATATTCGTATCCCATCAACATCGGTTATTGGTGCTTTGCAGTTCGATAAATTTATTGAAACCAATAACCTTTACGACGATATTTATTCGTTTAACGATTATAGTGCCATTCGCAAACATTTCCTCGAATCGGAATTTGATGAGAAAATTAAAAACCGTTTAATCGAGTATCTGAAAAGGATAAAAAGGCCATTAGCGGTACGTTCGTCAGGTTTGTTCGAAGACTCATTACTTCAGCCATTTTCGGGAGTTTATGCAACATATCTCTTGCCGAATAATCATCCTGATATAATGGTGCGTTACGAACAATTAGAAACGGCAATAAAACTGGTTTACTCCAGTATTTTTACCGAGTCGGCACAAGCGTATTTCGATGCTGTAAATTATAAAATTGAAGAGGAGAAAATGGCCGTTGTTATTCAGGAAGTGATTGGGCATGAGTATAACGATAAATATTACCCCACACTTTCGGGGGTGGCGCAATCCTACAACTATTACCCGATTGCCTATATGGAGCCCGATGACGGATTTTCGGTTGCTGCCGTTGGACTTGGAATGTATGTTGTTGGTGGCGAGAATTCATTCCGTTTTTGCCCGAAATACCCAACACTGAATGCTGCATCGTTAAAAGATCAGTTGCGCGATACACAGAAAAAGTTTTATGCTATCGATCTTTCAAATCCTGATTTTGATTTGGTGCGCGATGGCGAAGATGCAGCCATAAAAAAATACAGGATAAAAGAAGCCGAAAAAGATGGAACACTCGAGCATTCGGCATCTACTTATTTAATTGAAAATGATGATTTAATTCCCGGAATTCAGGGGGCCGGGCCAAAAGTTATTGATTTTGCCAATATATTAAAATACAATTATTTGCCACTGTCTGATGTGCTGCAATTGCTGCTGAAACTATTTAAAGAAGCAATGGGCTCGCCGGTTGAGATTGAATATTCTTTAGATCTTGAGCCGGCAGAAAACGGTAAACCAACGCTTTATTTACTACAGATAAAACCATTGATTCGTACCGAGGAACAGGTGGAGGTAGATATTGAAATGGTGGATGAAGACAAAGTTTTTATGTATGCCGAACAAGGGATGGGAAACGGAAAAATTGAAGAAATCCGCGATGTGGTTTTTGTTGATCCGGACAAATTTGATAAAATGAAAACAAAGCAAATGGCCGAGGAAATCAACAAATTAAACGATTGGTTTGATAAAGAAGGACGTGAATACATATTAATTGGTCCCGGACGTTGGGGATCGCGCGATCCGTATACCGGGATTCCTGTTTTGTGGGCGCATATATCAAAAGCAAAAATAATTGTTGAGATGGGTTTGCCCGATTTTCCGTTGGATGCTTCATTGGGCTCGCACTTTTTCCACAATGTTACATCAATGAATGTAGGTTATTTTTCGGTGCCGCATAACTCGCGAAATGCGCGGTTAAAAATGGAGGCGCTGCAAAAGCAGCCGGTAATGCGCGAAACCGAATTTATTAAACATGTGAAGTTTGATAAACCGCTTACTGTTTTAATGAATGGAAGAGACCGGCGCGCGTTGATTCATTGTTAA
- a CDS encoding NAD(P)-dependent oxidoreductase: MRKVLIATEKPFAPVAVKKISKIFEKAGYELQLLEKYTEKQELLEAVADVDAAIIRSDKFNEEVLNAGKKLKIVVRAGAGYDNVDLDAATANNIVVMNTPGQNSNAVAELAIGLAIMGLREMYSGKPGGEMRGRTLGLHGFGYVARNVFRIARAMGMKVIVYTRYSKGAAAAIGLKVAKSLEDLYEKSDIVSIHVPARGEHIKSVSAEVLSHLKDGSILVNTARKEVINEPDLVKCMEEKPGIKYMSDLTPDCEAEFEEKFPGRFFFTPKKAGAQTAEANLNAGLAAAQQIVDFFENGDTTHQVNK; encoded by the coding sequence ATGAGAAAAGTCTTAATAGCTACAGAAAAACCGTTTGCCCCGGTTGCTGTAAAAAAAATCAGTAAAATTTTTGAGAAAGCCGGTTATGAGCTTCAATTGCTCGAGAAGTACACCGAAAAACAAGAACTACTGGAAGCCGTTGCCGATGTTGATGCAGCCATCATCCGCAGCGACAAGTTTAATGAGGAAGTATTAAATGCCGGTAAGAAACTAAAAATCGTGGTGCGAGCCGGTGCCGGATACGACAATGTTGATCTTGATGCTGCTACAGCCAACAATATTGTTGTAATGAATACACCCGGACAAAACTCGAATGCCGTTGCCGAATTAGCCATTGGTTTGGCCATAATGGGATTACGGGAAATGTACTCCGGAAAACCCGGAGGCGAAATGCGTGGCCGAACACTCGGTTTGCACGGCTTCGGATACGTTGCCCGAAACGTTTTCCGCATTGCACGCGCCATGGGAATGAAGGTTATTGTATACACCCGCTACAGTAAAGGTGCTGCCGCAGCAATCGGACTTAAAGTTGCCAAATCGCTGGAAGATCTGTACGAAAAAAGCGATATCGTTTCTATTCATGTTCCGGCGCGTGGCGAGCACATTAAATCGGTAAGTGCCGAAGTGCTTTCGCACCTAAAAGACGGCAGTATTTTGGTGAATACCGCCCGAAAAGAAGTGATCAACGAGCCCGATCTGGTAAAATGTATGGAAGAAAAACCGGGTATAAAATACATGTCGGATCTTACGCCCGATTGTGAAGCCGAATTTGAGGAGAAGTTTCCCGGAAGATTTTTCTTCACACCTAAAAAAGCCGGTGCACAAACTGCCGAGGCCAATTTAAATGCCGGTCTGGCTGCAGCTCAGCAAATTGTTGATTTCTTTGAAAACGGAGATACAACGCATCAAGTAAATAAGTAG
- the gcvT gene encoding glycine cleavage system aminomethyltransferase GcvT gives MKTTAFNSIHKKLGAKMVEFAGYEMPIEYSGIKDEHMTVRENVGVFDVSHMGEFWVKGPKALDLVAKITSNDPRILTPGQAQYSCFPNGKGGIVDDLLVYYYEPEKYMLVVNAANIEKDWNWVVQQNEEIGAELENASDDISQLAIQGPKATEILQKLTDVNLSEIKFYTFVTDKFAGVDEVIISATGYTGAGGFELYFRNDVAEKIWEAIFEAGAEAGIKPIGLAARDTLRLEMGYCLYGNDIDDTTSPLEAGLGWITKFNNGRKFIDREFLTMQKTEGLTRRLRGFVLTGRGIPRHGYELVNSEGETIGEVTSGTMSPVLNKGIGMGYVAKEYSAFGTGIFVKIRNKVIPAEIVKLPFI, from the coding sequence ATGAAAACAACTGCATTTAATTCGATACACAAAAAATTGGGCGCCAAAATGGTGGAGTTCGCCGGGTACGAAATGCCCATAGAATATAGTGGTATTAAAGATGAACACATGACCGTGCGTGAAAACGTTGGTGTTTTTGATGTATCGCACATGGGCGAATTTTGGGTAAAAGGTCCCAAAGCATTGGATTTGGTAGCCAAAATTACATCAAACGATCCGCGAATTCTTACGCCTGGACAAGCTCAGTACAGCTGTTTTCCGAATGGCAAAGGCGGAATTGTTGACGACCTGTTGGTTTATTACTACGAACCTGAAAAATATATGCTGGTAGTTAACGCTGCGAATATTGAAAAAGACTGGAACTGGGTAGTGCAGCAGAATGAAGAGATTGGTGCCGAGCTGGAAAATGCTTCAGACGATATCAGCCAGTTGGCGATTCAGGGGCCGAAAGCAACCGAGATATTGCAAAAATTAACAGATGTAAATCTTTCTGAAATAAAATTTTACACTTTCGTTACTGATAAATTTGCCGGAGTTGATGAGGTAATTATTTCAGCAACAGGTTACACCGGAGCCGGTGGTTTCGAGCTGTATTTCAGAAACGATGTGGCCGAGAAAATATGGGAAGCCATTTTTGAGGCCGGTGCCGAAGCAGGTATCAAACCAATTGGTTTGGCTGCCCGCGACACGCTTCGTTTGGAAATGGGTTACTGCCTTTACGGAAACGATATAGACGATACCACATCGCCATTGGAAGCCGGTTTGGGTTGGATTACAAAATTTAATAACGGCCGTAAATTTATCGACCGTGAATTTTTAACCATGCAAAAAACCGAAGGCCTTACCCGCAGGTTGCGTGGTTTTGTACTTACCGGAAGAGGAATTCCACGCCATGGATATGAGCTGGTAAACTCAGAGGGCGAAACCATTGGTGAAGTTACCTCGGGAACGATGTCGCCTGTTTTAAATAAGGGAATTGGAATGGGATATGTTGCCAAAGAATATTCGGCTTTTGGTACCGGTATTTTTGTGAAGATTCGTAATAAAGTAATTCCTGCAGAAATAGTAAAACTGCCTTTTATCTAA
- the clpB gene encoding ATP-dependent chaperone ClpB, translated as MNFNNFTIKSQEAIQQAFQIAQGNNQQAIETGHILRGVLHSAENVTGFLLKKLDVNVPIFKQALDQIIQSYPKVSGGEQYLSSGANQVLQKALGLAQEMGDQYVSVEHILMALLEVKDNTSRLMKDNGITKKELKLAVEELRKGSKVDSQTAEDKFNSLNRFAINLNERARSGKLDPVIGRDDEIRRILQILSRRTKNNPILLGEPGTGKTAIAEGLAHRIVRGDVPENLKSKQVFSLDMGALVAGAKYKGEFEERLKAVVNEVVQSNDEVILFIDEIHTLVGAGKGEGAMDAANILKPALARGELRAVGATTLAEYQKYFEKDKALERRFQIVHVDEPDTLSAISILRGIKEKYENHHKVQIKDDAIIASVELSQRYISDRFLPDKAIDLMDESAAKLRLEIDSVPEELDEIQRRVKQLEIEREAIKRENDTRKLNSLNEEISNLKEEQSQLRAKWQSEKSVIEAIQKKKEEIETYKFEAEQAERQGDYGRVAELRYGKVKEVEAEIEKLQAELEEMKKGENLIKEEVDTEDIAEVVARWTGIPVSKMLQSEREKLLHMEDELHNRVIGQDEAIVAISDAVRRSRAGLQDEKRPIGSFIFLGTTGVGKTELAKALAEYLFNDENMITRIDMSEYQEKFSVTRLIGSPPGYVGYDEGGQLTEAVRHKPYSVVLFDEIEKAHPDVFNVLLQVLDDGRLTDNKGRTVNFKNTIIIMTSNLGSQIIQQNYETMNDANEFQVLEQSRTQLLEMLRKTIRPEFLNRIDETIVFTPLSIDAIKEIVRLQFEQIVKRLSASELKIELSEKANEWLSGIGYDPHFGARPVKRVLQKYVLNELSKRILSGKVDKAKPIVIDYKDDALVFSN; from the coding sequence ATGAACTTTAATAATTTCACCATAAAATCGCAGGAAGCCATTCAACAGGCTTTTCAAATTGCCCAGGGAAATAATCAACAGGCAATCGAAACCGGTCATATTCTTCGCGGAGTACTTCATTCGGCCGAGAATGTTACCGGGTTTTTACTTAAAAAACTGGATGTAAACGTGCCTATTTTTAAACAGGCACTCGATCAGATTATTCAATCATATCCAAAAGTATCAGGAGGAGAACAATACCTTTCTTCCGGGGCAAATCAGGTTTTGCAAAAAGCACTTGGTTTGGCGCAGGAAATGGGCGACCAATATGTTTCGGTTGAGCATATTTTAATGGCCTTGCTCGAAGTAAAAGACAATACCAGTCGTTTGATGAAAGACAACGGTATTACAAAAAAAGAACTGAAACTGGCCGTTGAAGAATTACGGAAAGGATCGAAAGTTGACAGCCAGACTGCTGAGGATAAATTCAATTCCTTAAATCGGTTTGCCATAAATTTGAATGAACGTGCCCGCTCGGGTAAACTCGATCCGGTAATTGGTCGTGATGATGAGATTCGCAGGATTTTGCAGATCCTGTCACGCCGCACAAAAAACAACCCGATTTTGCTGGGTGAACCGGGAACCGGAAAAACAGCAATTGCCGAAGGATTGGCACACCGTATTGTGCGCGGTGACGTACCGGAGAACCTGAAATCGAAACAAGTATTTTCGCTGGATATGGGAGCTCTGGTTGCCGGGGCAAAATACAAAGGCGAATTCGAGGAGCGTTTAAAAGCCGTGGTAAACGAAGTTGTTCAATCAAACGATGAAGTAATTCTGTTTATCGACGAGATTCACACGCTGGTAGGTGCCGGAAAAGGGGAGGGTGCGATGGATGCCGCCAACATTTTAAAACCGGCATTGGCTCGAGGTGAGTTGCGCGCTGTTGGTGCAACAACATTGGCCGAGTATCAGAAATACTTTGAAAAAGACAAGGCTCTGGAACGTCGTTTCCAGATTGTACATGTTGATGAGCCAGATACTTTGAGTGCCATTTCTATATTGCGTGGTATCAAGGAAAAATACGAGAATCACCACAAAGTGCAGATTAAAGACGATGCAATTATTGCGTCGGTAGAATTGTCGCAGCGTTATATTTCCGATCGGTTTTTGCCCGATAAAGCGATCGACTTAATGGATGAATCGGCTGCAAAGCTGCGTTTGGAAATTGATTCTGTTCCGGAGGAACTGGATGAAATTCAGCGCCGCGTAAAACAGCTGGAGATTGAACGCGAAGCGATAAAACGCGAGAACGATACCAGAAAACTGAATTCGTTGAACGAAGAAATTTCAAACCTGAAGGAGGAGCAATCTCAGCTTCGTGCCAAATGGCAGTCGGAGAAATCGGTGATCGAAGCCATTCAGAAAAAGAAAGAAGAGATAGAAACTTACAAGTTTGAAGCGGAGCAGGCTGAACGCCAGGGCGATTATGGACGTGTGGCTGAATTGCGCTATGGTAAGGTAAAAGAGGTAGAGGCTGAGATTGAAAAATTGCAGGCCGAGCTGGAAGAAATGAAAAAAGGTGAAAACTTGATAAAAGAGGAGGTGGACACGGAAGATATTGCCGAGGTTGTTGCACGCTGGACCGGTATTCCGGTTTCGAAAATGTTGCAGAGCGAGCGCGAAAAGTTACTGCACATGGAAGACGAATTGCACAACCGGGTAATTGGTCAGGACGAAGCCATTGTTGCTATCTCGGATGCCGTGCGGCGAAGTCGTGCCGGATTGCAGGACGAAAAACGCCCGATTGGTTCTTTTATCTTTTTGGGAACAACCGGCGTGGGGAAAACCGAATTGGCAAAAGCATTGGCAGAATACCTGTTTAACGACGAAAATATGATTACGCGGATCGACATGTCGGAATACCAGGAGAAATTCTCGGTAACCCGTTTAATTGGTTCGCCTCCGGGATATGTAGGGTACGACGAAGGTGGTCAGTTAACAGAGGCCGTGCGTCATAAACCATATTCAGTGGTGCTTTTCGATGAGATTGAAAAAGCGCACCCTGATGTATTTAATGTGTTGCTTCAGGTTCTGGATGATGGCCGTTTAACCGATAATAAAGGCCGGACCGTAAACTTTAAGAATACCATTATTATAATGACATCGAATCTGGGATCGCAAATTATTCAGCAGAATTACGAAACCATGAATGATGCAAATGAGTTTCAAGTGCTGGAACAATCACGAACCCAGTTGCTGGAAATGTTACGGAAAACAATCCGGCCGGAGTTTTTGAATCGTATTGATGAAACCATTGTATTCACGCCGCTGTCGATAGACGCGATTAAAGAAATCGTTCGCTTGCAGTTTGAGCAAATTGTAAAACGTTTGTCGGCAAGTGAGCTGAAAATTGAATTAAGCGAAAAAGCAAATGAGTGGTTGTCGGGCATTGGATACGATCCGCATTTTGGTGCGCGTCCGGTAAAACGTGTGCTACAAAAATATGTGTTGAATGAGTTGTCAAAACGAATACTTTCGGGCAAGGTTGATAAAGCGAAACCGATTGTAATCGATTATAAAGATGATGCCTTGGTTTTTAGCAATTAA